A single genomic interval of Deltaproteobacteria bacterium harbors:
- a CDS encoding serine endopeptidase: protein MSNALRLSEKWFKRGLWLVALVFAGFLIGLGGAVVGDLPKVEQVKTLDDFIEKSEGQRLRKTAEQAELAAREARAALDQEQLKHQVAESDGRSARGTFNNWLATRRATGKAEQDTELVQRTAQLDRLAKLERDALAEIQKQQQAALDANQAAARAQRDLSKLQEQARDAFQKAQRAQELRVFFYRLLLTLPLLAIALWLFMKKRGSSYWPFVWGFVLFAVFTFFVELVPYLPSYGGYVRYSVGILLTVLIGRQAIIALNGYLEEQKKAESLPDARRRQALAYDVALARLAKSVCPGCERTVDLKNEKVDFCAHCSIGLFDRCGKCEARKNSFSPFCHVCGTPAGASEAAVSAPS from the coding sequence ATGAGCAACGCACTGCGTCTTTCAGAAAAATGGTTCAAGCGCGGACTTTGGTTGGTCGCCTTGGTTTTCGCCGGCTTTCTCATTGGACTGGGCGGCGCGGTTGTCGGCGATCTGCCCAAGGTCGAACAGGTTAAAACTCTCGACGATTTCATTGAAAAGTCGGAAGGCCAGCGGCTGCGCAAGACCGCTGAGCAAGCGGAACTGGCGGCGCGTGAGGCGCGCGCTGCCCTCGATCAAGAGCAACTGAAACATCAAGTTGCTGAATCCGACGGGCGCAGTGCGCGCGGGACTTTTAACAATTGGTTGGCGACCCGACGCGCCACCGGCAAAGCTGAACAGGATACGGAACTGGTTCAGCGCACCGCTCAGCTCGATCGCCTTGCCAAGCTTGAGCGCGACGCATTGGCGGAAATTCAAAAACAACAGCAAGCGGCGCTCGACGCGAACCAAGCGGCAGCCCGGGCACAAAGAGACTTATCAAAGCTGCAGGAGCAAGCGCGTGACGCATTTCAAAAGGCCCAGCGGGCGCAGGAGCTGCGGGTGTTTTTCTATCGCTTGCTCTTGACGTTGCCGCTGTTGGCGATCGCACTTTGGCTGTTCATGAAAAAGCGCGGCAGTTCTTATTGGCCGTTTGTTTGGGGTTTTGTTCTTTTCGCGGTGTTTACTTTTTTTGTCGAGCTTGTGCCTTACCTGCCGAGCTACGGGGGCTATGTCCGTTACAGCGTCGGCATCCTGCTGACTGTTCTCATCGGCCGACAAGCGATCATCGCTTTGAATGGCTATCTTGAGGAACAAAAGAAAGCCGAGTCTCTTCCCGATGCCCGGCGCCGACAAGCGCTTGCCTATGATGTTGCCCTGGCACGGCTCGCGAAGAGCGTCTGCCCAGGATGCGAACGGACGGTGGACCTCAAGAACGAGAAAGTCGATTTCTGTGCGCACTGCAGCATCGGCCTCTTCGATCGCTGTGGGAAGTGTGAAGCTAGAAAAAACTCCTTCTCCCCATTCTGCCACGTCTGCGGCACGCCCGCGGGCGCAAGCGAAGCGGCGGTGTCAGCGCCCTCCTGA